In the genome of Haemorhous mexicanus isolate bHaeMex1 chromosome 22, bHaeMex1.pri, whole genome shotgun sequence, the window AAATAATGAAGATGCTGAGCCTCGGAGCTGAACTGGAATTATGTTTGTAGCTCGGCATGGCCGTGAGGTTGATTCATTTTCTGCCTCCAACAGTgtccaaaccaaacaaatttcTGTGTATGGCACAGTAATATTAATATGGCACAGTAATAATACATTAATATTATAATAATCCCAGATATCATCCTCTGTGATCCATCTTGGCTGgatcttcatcatcatcatcccaCCAGGCATCCAGTGGGATAAGCTAAAGCTTTCTAGGAAATGCTGCACCATTCCCAAAATGTTTGGAAGCCTTTGAACAATGATTTCTTAGGAAGAGCTGCTCTTTTCCCACGAGTCTCAGTTACCCTCAGCTTCCAAACCCTGTGCAGGTATTGccaacttctttttcttttttttttttctcttgggaagCAATGGAATCTCTGGAAACCTACGTTTACTTTTCCAGGTGATGATCCTGTTACACCTTGTTACACCTTCTTTGATATTGTGGGAGGGGGgaggtaaaggaaaaaaaccaacattcATTCataggggttttttaaataactcAATATTTGTAATGCATCCTGCAGATGTGCATGGATTTTATTTGAATACTGGCAGCCTGTCAAGTCGGATGTTCCCACTAAATCCTTTCTGGTCCAGCACCTTAAAACCTGGTTGGGGTCTGAGCTTCCAGggaagctccagcagcaccaggttGGCTGTGCCTCCTTTTTCTGGCAAAGTTCCTTCCAGtccatcctttttttcccagcctgtgAAACTGGTTGATGCCTGAGGTGGAGCAGGACACGTGTGTGTGGGTTCCCTCACTTTGTACCCCAGTCTTTTCCAAGTGGACTCTCCGTCCCTCGTCCCAGCTGCATGCAGAGTTGGTGGTTGTCATGCCAGGCCTCGTGAAATGTTTGATACCAATGTTTTGCTACCATGTCAAGGCTGCAGAAACTGTCCTTACCTGCATCCTGAGAGActtttgtatttcagtattACCTATCTGTGTACTTTTGGTCAGATTTGTTAATATTTATAATGAGAACCGAAaataaaaaggttaaaaaataaaaatatattaaaaaaaaaaaaaaaaagaaaggttgaTGCCGGTGGTGCAGCTTTTGAATTTGGGGGATGGCAAAGATTTGGGAAGAAATGGTTTTAAACCAGAGCACTGGGGGCTTCTTGGCCCAAAATTGCATAAATACTATAAATGTACTATATAAATACTATAAAATGCTATAAATgtattataaatattatatatgcACTTATaagtatttataaaaatatatatgggGATATATACAGATTAGCTATAAATatcattatatatatataactataaatatatatttataaatatagttatatttataaatatagttatatatatagttatagttatatataaaatatagttatatataaaaatatagttttttatatatatatatatatatatatatatatatatatatatatatatatggagagagaaaaaaatacatataaatggCCCAACTAAGCATATATACtctatgtatatttttatttatttatgtttaatATTTAGTAGCCTTGAAGCCCAGtaaacccagggcacagggaatgatGTCCAGACCCAGGTGCCAAGGCCAGGAAAATCAAGCTGGAAAACACAaggcaaaaaatatttactcaATTAAATGATGCTCTCTTCAGCCATCAGATTTCTGTTTAAGTCACTCTTTATCCCCTCGGGAATAAAGAGCTGATTATAaaaaagcaggagggaggaCAAACCCTTCAGATTAAAATAAAGCTTAAGGTATTTGAAAGCCAAGCTGCTCTGGGGCACGTCAGCCCCTCCAGCTCTATAAAGAGGCTCTGCTTTTGGGGGagctcacctgccccaggtgctgctgctccatggagGAGCccccaaacagcagcagcagcaccccggGGCCCTTTGATGGTCCCCAGTGGCCCCACCAGGCCCCCCGGGCCATGTACCTGGGGGTGGCCGTGCTCATGGGGCTGGTGGTGGCCTCGGCCTCGGTGCTCAACGGCCTGGTCATCGTGGTGTCCATCAGGCACAAGAGGCTGCGCTCGCCCCTCAACTACATCCTGGTGAACCTGGCCGTGGCCAACCTGCTGGTGACGCTCTGCGGCAGCTCCGTCAGCCTCTCCAACAACATCCGCGGCTTCTTCGTCTTCGGGGAGcgcctctgccagctggagggCTTCATGGTGTCCCTGACGGGTAAGGAGAGCGCTCCAGACCTGCCCCTGGGCTTTGGGGGGTGCTTTTGGGTTCAGCAGAGGGGCTTTGGGAGATGGTTCAGCACCTAAAGTCAGCGATTTCTTTTCACGTTGTGAAATTTCAAGTCGTGTCCTTCAGCTCTTGGTTAacacagggaagggctggggaggtggtTGGCTGTGCCAGGTCACCACACGTCCAGGCTTGGTCTTGGCAGAGTGGGAAATGCcgcttggggacatggggaatCCTTGTTTGGGATGTATTTCATgggtgctggctgctgtgccagcacaccAGGGACTGGAAATTGCACAAAACCTCTCCTTGAGGACACTCTGCTGTTGTAACCACGAGGCATCACAGCCACCCATTGCCAACTTCATCTCCAAGGGCCAAAcatcccagctgtccctgctgtgagaGAAGCAGTGCCAAAATCACAGTTTCTAACAGCCAAATATCACAGCTGTCCCTGATGTAAGGAAAAAACATCCGACTTCTTGTTCAAATGATATTTCCTTGACCTAAACCATCATCTGCCAcgtcccagcacaggcagcagaagctgTCCCTGTGACACAACACCTGCTGTCCCCCCAGGCATCGTGGGGCTGTGGTCCCTGGccatcctggccttggagaGGTACCTGGTGGTCTGCAGACCCCTGGGGGACTTTCGGTTCCAGCACCAGCACGCTGCCAGTGGCTGTGCCTTCACCTGGGGCTGGTCCCTGCTCTGGACAACCCCACCactcctgggctggagcagctaCGTGCCTGAAGGTAGGGGAGATGTGCATCCTACTCCACTGTGTTGTCTTCTTGCCTCTTGTTTTCAAGCCTGGGGTAGCTGGAGAGTGTCTGGGCTGGGGTCTAAAGGGTTAATCTCTCCTGTAAATATCTCCTGCTTGCTCAGCCAATAATCCTCTCCTGGAGGCTGTTCTTTGGAAGTTCCCCACCACAGAACACTCTGGAGCCATTCTTattggagctgctctggctgctggagcatCACCCAGCACACACCCAGCCCAGACCTGCTCTTGTAGGAGCCTGGCACAACTCCACAATAAATCACAGAAGGCATCTGGCCAGCCAAACCCCTCAGTGGCTGATCTCCAGGCCCCTGGGGATGGACACACGAGGTGGCACGGCTGTTTTGGAGCCCATCCTTGAGCCCTTATCCAAGCCCTAACTGCTTTAGGCTCATTCCCAACCTTTATTCCAGGCCTGAGAACCTCCTGCGGGCCCAACTGGTACACGGGTGGCAGCAACAACAGCAGCTACATCCTGGCCTTGTTTGTCACCTGCTTTGTGGTGCCCCTCAGCCTGATCCTCTTCTCCTACACCAACCTGCTGCTGACCCTGCGGGCGGTAAGTGAGCCCAGCTCAGGTGAGCCCGCTCCCAAAAAGTCTCCATGGGGATGGAGAGTCACAGGGCAGGTGTTGGGGACAGCCTGAGGAGCTGgctcctcctggcactgccatcAGGGCTCCCAGTTGTGAGAAATAGCTACTCACTTTTCATAGTTTaggaagg includes:
- the LOC132337621 gene encoding pinopsin, translated to MEEPPNSSSSTPGPFDGPQWPHQAPRAMYLGVAVLMGLVVASASVLNGLVIVVSIRHKRLRSPLNYILVNLAVANLLVTLCGSSVSLSNNIRGFFVFGERLCQLEGFMVSLTGIVGLWSLAILALERYLVVCRPLGDFRFQHQHAASGCAFTWGWSLLWTTPPLLGWSSYVPEGLRTSCGPNWYTGGSNNSSYILALFVTCFVVPLSLILFSYTNLLLTLRAVAAQQQESDTTQQAEREVTRMVVAMVVAFLTCWLPYTTFALVVATNKDIVIQPALASLPSYFSKTATVYNPIIYVFMNKQFQSCLLGMLCCGYHPRGMGKTSPAAPSPQVAAEGLRNKVTPSHPV